In Thermodesulfovibrio thiophilus DSM 17215, the following are encoded in one genomic region:
- a CDS encoding Crp/Fnr family transcriptional regulator encodes MLKNEIIQILKEIPLFKALSEEHLLKISNEFNINKLKKGKTIFYQEDESTDLYIVLEGAVKACLIDPEGKELMLNILKKGDFFGELSLLDGKPRSATTITVADSVVGILKREKFLTLLNNNPIIAISLLSAIVDRIRMTDDMLSSMAFLDVSRRIIKFLLNTAQKESKMTENGLIKIKKITHKELASCTGASREAVTKALKILKFRGILIEKNEFLFISKDIEL; translated from the coding sequence ATGTTAAAGAATGAAATTATTCAGATTTTAAAAGAAATACCTCTTTTTAAGGCTCTTTCCGAAGAACATCTATTGAAAATTTCTAATGAGTTCAATATAAACAAACTAAAAAAAGGGAAAACTATATTTTATCAGGAAGATGAAAGTACAGATCTGTATATTGTTCTTGAAGGAGCCGTGAAAGCATGTCTCATCGATCCTGAAGGTAAAGAACTTATGCTAAATATTTTAAAAAAAGGAGATTTTTTTGGAGAACTGAGTCTTCTTGACGGCAAACCAAGATCAGCTACAACTATAACAGTTGCCGACTCTGTAGTTGGCATTTTAAAAAGAGAAAAATTTCTTACTTTACTTAACAATAATCCAATAATTGCTATATCACTACTGTCTGCAATAGTTGATAGAATCAGGATGACCGATGACATGCTCAGTTCCATGGCATTTTTAGATGTAAGCAGAAGAATAATTAAATTTCTTTTAAATACTGCTCAAAAAGAAAGTAAGATGACTGAAAATGGATTGATAAAAATAAAAAAAATTACCCACAAAGAACTAGCTTCATGTACAGGAGCATCAAGAGAGGCTGTGACAAAAGCTTTGAAGATTTTAAAATTTCGTGGCATTCTTATTGAAAAAAACGAATTTTTATTTATTTCAAAAGATATTGAACTCTAG